From a single Apium graveolens cultivar Ventura chromosome 2, ASM990537v1, whole genome shotgun sequence genomic region:
- the LOC141696637 gene encoding uncharacterized protein LOC141696637, producing MHMCHLETIRQHDNESLSVYMRRFKEAINKVSSLDEREALSIFRRNLDPEHNERYIVELINKETQSLAATYSIAARFIKEIDVLQEMRMTQNGGSGSKNVDDRPKGGYLQDKKFKQNQQSQERQTTPVFQRLGPKQESNSDPGPAEQPREPKHEMDWTPLNMTREEILKEVKDKPFYYPPKPMQTPTERRPYNRQYDYHETHGHKTENCLSFKYFIDDQVKKGNMNKYLVRDNNNRGKRRREERM from the coding sequence atgcacatgtgtcacctggagacaatccggcAGCATGATAATGAGTCCCTCTCTGTATACATGCGCCGATTCAAGGAAGCAATCAACAAAGTCTCGAGCTTGGATGAGAGGGAAGCTTTGAGCATTTTCAGGAGAAACTTGGACCCAGAGCACAATGAGAGATATATCGTGGAGCTAATCAATAAGGAGACGCAAAGTCTGGCAGCAACTTACTCCATAGCAGCCAGATTCATAAAGGAAATAGATGTGCTCCAGGAAATGAGGATGACCCAGAATGGGGGGTCCGGGAGTAAAAATGttgatgaccgaccgaaagggggttaccttCAGGATAAAAAGTTCAAGCAAAACCAACAAAGCCAAGAAAGACAAACTACTCCGGTTTTCCAGAGACTTGGTCCTAAGCAGGAGTCAAACAGCGATCCAGGACCCGCGGAGCAACCCCGGGAGCCGAAGCATGAGATggactggactcctctcaacatgaccCGGGAGGAAATCCTGAAAGAGGTAAAAGACAAGCCTTTCTATTATCCTCCGAAACCAATGCAAACTCCTACGGAGAGGAGGCCTTATAATAGGCAGTATGATTATCATGAGACCCATGGACACAAGACCGAGAACTGCTTATCATTCAAGTACTTCATTGATGACCAAGTGAAGAAAGGAAATATGAACAAGTACTTAGTCCGGGACAACAACAACAGGGGGAAGCGCAGAAGAGAGGAAAGAATGTAA